Proteins from one Bombyx mori chromosome 1, ASM3026992v2 genomic window:
- the LOC101743995 gene encoding uncharacterized protein LOC101743995 isoform X3 — MEDIQSWWEVPSIAYFCSLFRTAFNLLDFDIEELEEALLTDGTEESASSLLTELIVRLLNGCLGNNDVSAFNYQMYLRRLFRRKCQETGRYNPFNTDIDFQFLPLRTKVEILYALCDFRLDAEDVFDLFKNLEAESLRVEPLGWDDNDSAYWYFYGTRLYREDLLRKPKAKTKKKKSKESRKRGWFYGDDWLDDDETERVWQVVCFTEDDWAHLTEKFSKATSKVEKELYRSLSQNFLPEIPRLFQEKERLQRKRLLELPRRTSSRVLQKIKQKEEEGKPNTHDAKQESHKKDTTVLSRENRAKRRNLLRSKSVSSDTSANTENNTEDMPQKVSKRAKSQEKKSKNSSSSQKGEPPPEPPVKPGRKTNNSLASATGQILIPDNDEPQNSTRKKLKTSQIFSQSEEDIQTDMYKVLEQLTAHEDAWPFMDPVEEEYAPNYYAVIRRPMDLRKMEERLDSGYYTDFAMFKADFKLIVNNCRLYNGQDNEYTMMVDNLQTAFDRLTEKYMHRLSSSDEEIAVEYQLPTPSRKHKLKSSESPTHHKRKKRKSHSDSGEPKSSSSDTIQESKKEDIAPDLEEPKIKESHKNKEGKTKKKRKGHHRHGKHSKNHKKESRKSEHGESKSKHNKKQKHSKNKNKDGKKIKQKKKKSKHHDSESTEVLKRAVSQESIESSNRSRSASPLPSIHTPTPSPQEVEQTDNTEQLTDPDFFKDKYDKIKERRRNAAKDAFESLLDYKQKSTDKQKQNINLPEKDKNQKLTETIEKLKAKNEKFKDNSTFNSLFSTSNDENCKEVNNKESPNNEGSDEGEQKKKSRKGNKKNAAKNESASEALEQAVKDISKWFDDAPKSSTVSSPCDSPAQTVSTEEQDSRLDDELSQGEKSSVSRKEVTRKRPSSREPKLVKRREIQRTIERLQPGKSKGNLLTNIPSKVEKAEETISTGPLTKARELNKTEETSSPKLSLGSVLPTVEFTIGNDHNFGNKDEVPEEDQNNMSKPQELSSQKDDITEETSNEKATETVVIQTSKKDAEVETEPTTIVKPNQEKATPNLSAWFKAFGAPKSTPPSHASLKKKNEETDAEEKHESTNSENKPLSPKHGTKYDSPVGPETPNPEGGDSPHPSINATPRQRRTSTGSSMSERSSFSQDLDSPRHQMSHTSPLLHSPASPRTEDFQKISYPIINGTVRAGFYHDTTSLKSSPEKSCSPREGPQSPYSTYAQHVYASNNVTGSTTPHYFIDHTKSPLPAYNHNPPPFYDTSKAPLVTKSARVHDDYTSLGPETYQQSQYTGPFSPAYTPYAQVSAANYTHSQHTPQASIVNSNASAPAPAPSVVEKTATASFPVKKRTYSEIDQTTLTPQTNNTPKTNENKDITVVSHHNKVEYQKTSQTVHATSMSSMSSTSVDDIALALSEKSEMAKLNNMRDKPAVEYHKPDERDKKYESREINNEMYKQTKQDVSGLDLKKPVTSNTKKDNIDMVNMGYLNPENERRNNIEARDEIAASVAREIQKTNLKSQHIESMARNLGISNQSIQKTQNLNSNPNNIPPAHSQERSHSDLSINQIMAHTHHGQYDTITSAQAIGGFSMNDIEIANKKLYGCNTTSSSTAIDYGNWKITNQIRKQELLPSDYSAAYTTNADKHKNDTNPNTSINYSKNTQNHQYTAYNTTRNSVQRTELQQNHSSELRIPNPRGVLKNDHLNMSSSINENDITAKNIENHAKAQKAEKLVQNHPLVTSNPYKPPYSSHSSIPLETIRNLPNIPQMLERYSNDERYLSTFAGGTSALYHEKQFQMAQMFNKTMSAAEMHHSNSPVSLAYSQSSIPNATKDNGIYKPPILTTQADIRPKTKRRRVQESKTAVVGNQTYHHTPSCSADVLSSVKQSMIPSSAFNFGSSTNMTLGTGLYGENSGFSIEDFRNSTANQLMAANYMVAAVAHQQRNNAEATAEKLVKPAHQNSTHTSSSFPFIGHSQVRAGYPFVGDPSSPLYQQYLQRHQEELLRQTGAQIMSLYPAGYPAGLGVRQPYDSINRPSWL; from the exons ATGGAAG ACATCCAATCATGGTGGGAAGTGCCCAGTATTGCGTACTTTTGTTCCCTATTCAGGACTGCATTCAACCTCTTGGATTTTGATATTGAA gaattggaagaagcaCTTCTCACAGATGGCACAGAAGAATCTGCCAGTTCCCTCCTGACTGAATTGATAGTCCGTCTATTGAACGGTTGTTTAGGCAACAATGACGTTTCTGCATTTAATTATCAG ATGTATTTAAGAAGATTGTTTAGAAGAAAATGTCAAGAAACTGGCCGGTACAATCCCTTCAATACTGACATTGATTTTCAATTTCTGCCTTTGCGGACAAAGGTAGAAATATTATATGCGTTGTGTGATTTCCGTTTGGATGCTGAAGATGTATTTGATTTATTCAAAAATTTGGAAGCAGAAAGCTTACGAGTAGAACCTCTTGG ATGGGATGACAATGATTCTGCTTACTGGTATTTCTATGGAACAAGGTTATATCGTGAGGATTTATTGAGAAAACcaaaagcaaaaacaaaaaagaaaaaaagtaaagaaaGCAGGAAACGTGGCTGGTTTTATGGAGATGACTGGCTTGATGACGATGAGACAGAACGGGTTTGGCAGGTTGTGTGCTTTACGGAAGATGACTGGGCCCACTTGACTGAGAAATTTAGCAAGGCAACAAGCAAAGTTGAAAAGGAATTGTATCGTTCATTATCACAAAACTTCTTACCTGAAATACCCCGATTGTTTCAAGAAAAAGAACGATTACAAAGAAAAAG GTTGCTTGAATTGCCACGACGTACATCGAGTCGTGTGTTGCAAAAAATTAAGCAGAAGGAAGAAGAAGGTAAACCAAACACACATGATGCTAAACAAGAAAGTCACAAAAAGGACACAACAGTTCTTTCACGTGAAAATCGGGCCAAAAGAAGAAACTTACTGAG ATCTAAGTCTGTGTCATCAGACACTTCAgcaaatacagaaaataatacAGAAGATATGCCACAGAAAGTGTCAAAACGTGCAAAGAGTCAAGAAAAAAAGTCAAAAAACTCCTCTTCATCTCAAAAGGGTGAACCCCCACCAGAACCTCCAGTGAAACCTGGGAGAAAAACTAACAATTCTTTAGCATCTGCAACAGGCCAAATCTTAATACCAGATAATGATGAACCACAAAACAGTACTCGGAAAAAGCTGAAAACATCacaaat attCAGTCAAAGTGAGGAAGATATACAAACGGATATGTATAAGGTCTTGGAACAGTTAACTGCACATGAAGATGCATGGCCTTTTATGGATCCTGTAGAGGAAGAATATGCTCCAAATTATTATGCAGTAATCAGAAGACCTATGGACTTGCGTAAAATGGAAGAGAGACTTGACAGTGGCTATTATACAGACTTTGCTATGTTTAAAGCTGATTTCAAATTAATTGTGAACAATTGCCGTCTGTATAATGGACAAGACAATG AGTACACAATGATGGTTGACAATCTGCAAACAGCATTCGATCGTTTAACAGAAAAATACATGCATAGACTTTCATCTTCTGATGAAGAGATTGCTGTTGAATATCAATTACCGACTCCATCAAGGAAACATAAGTTAAAATCCAGTGAATCTCCAACCCATCACAAGAGGAAGAAAAGAAAATCTCATTCAGATTCAg GTGAACCAAAATCAAGTTCATCTGATACTATCCAAGAAAGTAAAAAAGAAGATATAGCACCTGATTTAGAAGAACCAAAAATTAAAGAATCTCATAAAAACAAAGAAGGTAAGACAAAGAAGAAACGGAAAGGTCACCATCGTCATGGCAAACATTCCAAAAACCATAAGAAAGAATCCCGTAAGTCTGAGCATGGTGAATCTAAAAGTaagcataataaaaaacaaaagcactcaaagaataaaaataaagatggtaaaaaaataaaacaaaaaaagaagaagagcaAACATCATGATTCAGAAAGTACCGAAGTTTTGAAGCGGGCTGTATCTCAAGAGTCTATTGAAAGCTCGAATAGAAGTCGAAGTGCAAGTCCTCTGCCCTCTATACATACGCCGACTCCGTCACCACAAGAAGTAGAACAGACTGATAATACTGAACAATTAACAGACCCTGATTTCTTCAAAGATAAATATGACAAAATAAAGGAAAGAAGACGAAATGCTGCAAAAGATGCTTTTGAATCACTGTTGgattacaaacaaaaaagtactgataaacaaaaacaaaacattaacttaCCAGAGAAGGATAAAAACCAAAAGTTGACTGAGAcaatagaaaaattaaaagCTAAAAATGAAAAGTTTAAAGATAACTCAACATTTAACAGCCTTTTTTCAACAAGTAACGATGAAAACTGCaaagaagtaaataataaagaGTCTCCTAATAATGAAGGTTCTGATGAAGGagaacaaaaaaagaaatccaGGAAAGGTAATAAAAAGAATGCTGCTAAAAATGAATCTGCATCAGAAGCATTGGAACAAGCAGTAAAAGATATCAGCAAATGGTTTGATGATGCGCCTAAAAGTTCAACAGTAAGCTCCCCATGCGATAGTCCGGCTCAGACAGTATCTACGGAAGAGCAAGATAGTCGTTTAGATGACGAACTTTCCCAAGGAGAAAAATCTTCGGTTTCTAGAAAAGAAGTAACTCGTAAGCGACCCTCCTCACGTGAACCTAAGTTGGTCAAAAGAAGGGAAATTCAAAGAACCATAGAAAGGCTACAGCCTGGTAAAAGCAAAGGCAATTTATTAACAAACATACCCAGTAAAGTAGAAAAAGCCGAAGAGACTATTTCAACTGGTCCGTTAACGAAAGCGCGTGAACTTAATAAAACAGAAGAAACGAGTAGTCCCAAGCTTAGCCTCGGCTCTGTTTTGCCGACAGTTGAATTTACAATAGGAAATGATCACAATTTCGGTAACAAGGATGAAGTTCCTGAAGAGGACCAGAACAATATGTCAAAACCACAAGAACTAAGTTCCCAAAAAGATGATATAACAGAAGAAACTTCAAATGAAAAAGCTACTGAAACTGTTGTTATTCAAACTTCTAAAAAGGATGCCGAAGTAGAAACAGAGCCAACTACTATCGTTAAACCAAATCAGGAAAAGGCTACACCAAATTTAAGCGCATGGTTTAAAGCATTTGGAGCGCCTAAAAGCACACCCCCGTCTCATGCTtctttgaaaaagaaaaacgaaGAGACTGATGCTGAAGAAAAACATGAAAGTACAAACAGTGAGAATAAACCTCTTAGTCCTAAACATGGAACGAAATACGATTCTCCTGTTGGTCCCGAAACACCTAATCCAGAAGGAGGGGATAGTCCTCATCCTAGCATAAATGCAACACCTCGACAACGACGAACCAGTACTGGAAGTTCAATGTCTGAACGTTCGTCATTTAGTCAAGATCTCGATTCGCCCAGACATCAAATGTCGCATACTTCACCCTTACTTCATTCACCTGCTTCACCTAGAACTGAAGACTTCCAGAAAATTAGCTACCCTATCATTAATGGCACTGTGAGAGCTGGATTCTATCATGACACGACATCACTTAAAAGTAGCCCCGAAAAAAGTTGCAGTCCACGCGAAGGACCTCAGTCGCCATACTCTACATATGCTCAACATGTTTATGCTTCCAATAATGTGACTGGATCGACGACCcctcattattttattgatcaTACTAAAAGTCCATTGCCTGCCTATAACCACAACCCACCTCCTTTTTATGACACTTCAAAAGCACCCCTCGTTACTAAATCAGCTCGAGTTCATGACGACTACACGTCCCTTGGCCCCGAAACATATCAACAGAGTCAATACACGGGCCCATTTTCTCCTGCTTATACACCATATGCACAAGTATCTGCCGCAAATTACACTCACTCACAACACACACCACAAGCATCAATCGTTAATAGTAATGCAAGTGCTCCAGCTCCGGCTCCATCGGTAGTTGAAAAAACAGCAACTGCTTCGTTTCCTGTTAAGAAACGAACTTATAGCGAAATTGATCAAACAACGCTGACTCCACAAACCAATAATACTCCCAAAACAAACGAAAACAAGGATATTACTGTCGTATCCCATCATAACAAAGTGGAATATCAAAAAACTTCTCAAACTGTACATGCCACTTCTATGTCTTCAATGTCTTCTACATCCGTTGATGACATCGCTTTAGCTTTAAGTGAGAAATCTGAAATggctaaattaaataatatgcgaGATAAGCCCGCCGTAGAATATCATAAACCTGACGAACgagataaaaaatatgaaagtcgagaaataaataatgaaatgtatAAACAAACCAAACAAGATGTATCAGGCCTTGACTTAAAAAAGCCTGTAACGAGTAATACCAAAAAAGATAACATTGATATGGTTAATATGGGCTATTTAAATCCAGAAAATGaaagaagaaataacatcgaGGCGCGCGATGAAATTGCAGCTTCAGTGGCCAGAGAAATCcagaaaactaatttaaaatctCAGCATATTGAGTCAATGGCAAGAAATCTTGGCATCAGTAATCAGTCTATccagaaaacacaaaatttaaattctaatcCGAATAATATCCCTCCGGCACATTCACAGGAAAGATCACACAGTGATCTTAGTATTAATCAGATCATGGCTCACACACATCATGGTCAATATGATACGATTACAAGCGCACAGGCCATAGGTGGTTTCTCGATGAACGATATAGAAATagccaataaaaaattatacggTTGCAATACGACATCTTCCTCGACGGCTATTGATTACGGTAATTGGAAAATAACAAACCAAATTCGAAAACAGGAATTACTCCCGTCTGATTATTCAGCTGCCTACACTACAAATGCcgataaacataaaaatgatACAAATCCAAATACTTCGATAAATTATAGTAAAAATACGCAAAACCATCAGTACACTGCTTACAACACGACAAGGAATAGTGTTCAGAGAACTGAACTACAACAAAATCATTCTTCCGAGTTAAGAATACCAAATCCCAGAGGAGTACTTAAAAATGATCACTTAAATATGTCTTCCTCTATAAACGAAAACGATATAACAGCGAAAAACATTGAAAATCATGCAAAAGCTCAAAAAGCTGAGAAACTAGTGCAAAATCATCCTCTTGTTACTTCAAACCCTTATAAGCCCCCATACAGTTCACATTCTAGCATTCCTCTAGAAACAATACGAAATTTACCTAATATTCCACAAATGCTAGAAAGATATTCAAACGACGAAAGATATCTGTCGACATTTGCCGGTGGAACATCAGCATTATACCACGAAAAGCAATTTCAAATGGCCCAAATGTTCAATAAAACTATGTCTGCAGCTGAAATGCATCACTCGAATTCACCAGTAAGCTTGGCCTACTCTCAGTCTTCAATACCGAATGCAACGAAAGATAATGGTATTTATAAACCTCCTATACTGACGACACAAGCTGATATAAGACCAAAAACAAAAAGGAGACGGGTGCAAGAATCAAAAACCGCAGTGGTTGGAAATCAAACTTATCATCACACACCATCGTGCAGTGCAGATGTTTTGTCGTCAGTCAAACAGAGTATGATCCCTAGTAGTGCTTTTAATTTTGGTTCATCTACAAATATGACCCTCGGCACGGGCCTGTATGGTGAAAACAGTGGCTTTTCAATAGAAGATTTTAGAAATAGCACTGCAAATCAATTAATGGCAGCAAATTATATGGTAGCTGCTGTGGCGCATCAACAGCGAAACAATGCCGAAGCTACTGCCGAAAAACTCGTGAAGCCTGCTCATCAAAATTCCACACACACATCCAGCTCCTTCCCATTTATAGGTCATTCCCAAGTAAGGGCTGGATATCCTTTTGTTGGAGATCCGTCATCACCGCTGTATCAGCAGTATTTACAAAGACACCAAGAGGAACTGCTTAGACAAACAGGTGCGCAGATCATGAGTCTGTATCCTGCAGGATATCCTGCTGGGTTGGGTGTAAGACAACCATACGACTCTATTAATAGGCCTTCCTGGCTCTAA